The following DNA comes from Papaver somniferum cultivar HN1 chromosome 4, ASM357369v1, whole genome shotgun sequence.
CCACTAGTTATAACTATCAACGAATTCAATAACAAAGTTGAATATTCTGTTCAAAGTAGATTTTTCAGTTCCAACAATTAATAGATTTCCACGGTTTGTATTGATCGTGTGGCTTgccttttctttatttctcttcTTAGATATCATGCCGTTTGAAATTCTCCATTCTCTTCACGATTTTTCTTCTTATTAGTCTATTAACCCCAAAGTCGTTAGGAAGTGACATCTACCACTCCGACTGTTCATGATTCATGAAgcattcttttttttgttttttccctAACCCTACAATCTTTGTAATTGTTAATGATGTGTTTTTtgataaacattttttttttctggtcaaatttttagaaaaacataaaaatactAATTTGGCTACTGGTAAAAAATATTTCGTAGCTGCCTCATATCTAaggttgttcatggtcggttttggttcgctttccagccaaaccaaaaccgaaatcagtactattggtttctaaaaatctaaaccagaCCAATCCATTAatcattggttcggtttctaaatgGTTTTAGTCGGTTTCGGTTTGTTCCATTGGGTTAATGGAAACCGACTGTATGTCAGTTTTCTGAAACTGATAGTTCAaatctttttaaaaaaataacaattgaatttttttaacctaCCTGTAGAATAAAATTAACACACAAGCGTAGTTCAAAATATAAACATTAAAGATTCATACATAAACTCTGAATTCTGCACGCTCCAAATTCATAACTTAGTTGAAGATTCTGGCGAATGCCGACTGGAGACGAAGAAAAGATGAAGAGAAAAAATGAACTCGTCTGGAGTAAGGGTAGAACTTAGGTTTACAAAGAGTGAGATGGGCGGGGTAGATTAAATCTATCTGATTTTAATCAACGACCTATACTTATCAGTTTTctattggtttttggttcggttttcaggtcaaaccaaaaccgaaccagtaatgtcggttttccatttttttaccataaccaatccattagtaaatggtttggttcggtttcttcctAATAGGTTTGGTTCAGTCTGGTTTTGGCGGAAAactgaaaccatgttcagccctattcATATCACTTTAGCACGAGCGAAATTATAAGCCATAGAAATGAAACTATGGATTAGTATTAAATTATCTAGTGATAAGGGTATAATTGGAATTGATATTTtatgagaaacatgtaaaccaagtTTCAAGATAACAACTCCAATGTAATTTATCAAACTCCAAGAGAGAAAGTGAACTATCAATGACTACTTAACATTGTATATACTGTATAGGGCTACAAGTGAAGACCCTTAAATTATACACTGGTAAGTATGGCACCAACCCCAAATGAACATAGAAAATTACCACTACAGCTTAGATTTTACCGTTTTACTGCAGTAAAATCTAAGCAACAAAAGCTGATGGTTAAATCGGTCAATAAAACTAACTCAGAGTCAGACCGGATATTACTTTACGATAATACCCCGCTCAGTTTCCAAAttctcgaaaccctaaaattatctTGGTCATCTTCTAAGTTGTAACTAGACTGCTAGAGTTGTCAAAGTGATGAAGAAAAAGGCTTTGTTAGTCCCAGCATTCAGCAACTCAAACTCTAGTTTCTGAAGCTAATGAAGAACAACAATGGAGTCCTCCTTTTATTGGATGGAATCTGGTGGAGAAGGAATTACAATCATCGTATTTGTCCATAGAGAAAATCAAAAGTCTgattggaggaagaagaagagttctgTAGCAAGATGGAGAGCCAGGAGAAGGAGAAAGGGTGAGGAGATTGAGGATTTTATAaagttgaagatttgaagatgaaaaagtGCAAGGAATTGGAGGTTCAACGAAGAGAATTGGAAGATTGTAGTAGAACTGATGAGGGGGGGTTTTGGGTTTGAAAGAggagaaaaaaaatggaaatggaTCACATTTTGAAGTTTACAGCAAAATTTTACTTTCCAATTTGATGTATTGTCTGATTTAGGCAACTCAAAACTTCTGCAGTTCTGAATATAAAAACCCATTTTAAGTCGGTTTCCAAGTCATACACCGACTCAAACTTCAGGGGAATTCTGAATATAGAAACCACCAACAACTATAAATATACCACCCCAGACGCTTCAATTCCTTACAAACAATTCTACTGCTAGAAAAATCTTTTAGAGAAGTTGCAGAGCATATGAGAATGGCGAGAGACAAAACCCTTGTTCAGtatcgtgatgatgatgatgaattttcAGAAAAAGAAGAGTGTAACATTCACGGCAGACGCAGAGCAAGTAATGGTGGTCGTGGTCGTGGCGCTGGTAAGAGTAGGTGTGATTCGAGTAGGAAACGAAGGAGGTTAATATTTGTAGATGATGTTGCTGAAgaagctgatgatgatgaagaagcagaagatgaggaagatgatTATTATGtagaaagaagaaagaacagGAAACAAAATTCTGCTGCTGCGCCATTCATAGACGACCAAGCAATTGTTGCTAGTAGTAGTGATGAAGAGGAGTCGACTGACGGAGAAGGAGAGGATCCCTTTATAGTTtcaaatgatgaacaagaagatgatgatgacagGAGGATACGGCATAAATACAGGCCTCATCCTTCGCTTTCTGATggcgaagaagatattgaagagatTGAGAGAAGAATTCAACAACGGTATCAAAgctatgatgaagaatttgatgaGGCAGATATCAATGATGTCGAGCAGCAATCTCGTTTGCCGTCAGTTAAGGATTCCAAGTTGTGGACAGTGAAATGTGTAATTGGTCGTGAACGAGAGGCAGCTTTTTTCCTTATGCAGAAATGTGCCATTGATCAACCTGGGATGCATATAAGGTCTGTCATCGCTCTTGATTATCTCCAGAACTACATCTACGTCGAAGCTGATAAGGAGGCACATGTCAGAGATGCTTGCAAAGGTCTCAAAATGTTAGATACCAGAAAAATAGTGCTTGTGCCGATTAAAGAGATGACCGATGTGGTTTCAGCAAAAGGCAAAGCCCTTGACATTGTGAAGGATATGTGGGTGCGAATGAAGATCGGGATGTATAAAGGGGATATTGCAAAAGTTGTTAGTGTGCCTGATATGCGACAAAGGGTTATGCTTAAGCTAATCCCAAGGGTTGATTTACAAGCTGTTGCTGACAAATTAGATGGTAGAAAAGTCTCAAAGAAGGCAATCATTCCGTCTCAACGTCTTGTGAATTCAGGTGAAGCAAGGAACCTTAACATACCAGTAGACTCTAGGAGGGAACGAAGCACTGGAATTTCTTTCGATGTGATTGATGGAAAGACATTTAAAgatggtttcctatataaaacagtATCGAAGAAATCAATTGAATATCAAAATATTCAACCATCTTTCGATGAGCTTGAAAGATTTTGTGAGTCTGGTATGAACACTTCACTGGAAAACAGGAAAAAAGGCCATTTTATGAAGGGTGATGCTGTTATTGTTGTCAAAGGAGATCTCATAAATCTGATGGGATGGGTTGAGAAAGTGGAAGACGATAACCTCTATATCAAACCAAAACGGAAGGACCTGCATACAGCAATTGTGGTGAATGAAAATTATGTTTGCAAATACTTCAAGCTTGGGGATCATGTGAAGGTCGTCTCTGGTGCTCATGAAGGTGCAACCGGTAGATTTATTAAGGTTAACAGTAATGTGCTCATTTTAGTATCTGATGCGACTAGGGAGGATATCAGTGTTTTTGCTGACAACGTCGTGGATAGCTCTGAAGTAGCTTCTGGAGCTACTACCAGAATTGGAGATTACGAATTACATGACCTTGTCATGCTTGCTGACATGAGCTTTGGAATGATTATACGATTAGAGAGTGAATCACTTCATGTACTGAAGGGAGATCCAGATAAACCTATGGTTGCAGTAGTGAAGTTGAGGGAAATCAAATATAAGATAGATGATAGGAGGAATACCTCCAAAGATAGTTTCAAAAATGACGTGTCTGTGAAAGATGTTGTGAAGATTCTCATGGGTCCTTGCCAAGGGAAACAAGGTACTGTCGAACATATACGTGGAGGTATATTGTTCATAAATGACCGCCATCACATGGAGCATTCTGGTTTTATTTGTGTGCAAGCAGAGTCTTGCATAGTAATGGGAGGCTCAAATGCCAAGGTTTCCCTGCCCTCAAGATGTGCAACTTCAAGACAGACATCTTATATCCCCCCTTCACCAAGAAGATATTCTACAAGACCTCCATTAGACTCTGGGGTGAGACATAGCGGAGCTGTTGCTGGGCGAGGAGGGCGTGATAATTTTGTTGGTAGCATTGTGAAAATCCGTCTTGGAAACTACAAGGGATGCAGTGGTCGTGTTGTGAGCCGCAATGGTCAATTAGTTCGGGTTGAATTGGAGTCTCAGATGAAAACGGTTACAGTTAAACGTGAGGAGAT
Coding sequences within:
- the LOC113275047 gene encoding putative transcription elongation factor SPT5 homolog 1 — protein: MRMARDKTLVQYRDDDDEFSEKEECNIHGRRRASNGGRGRGAGKSRCDSSRKRRRLIFVDDVAEEADDDEEAEDEEDDYYVERRKNRKQNSAAAPFIDDQAIVASSSDEEESTDGEGEDPFIVSNDEQEDDDDRRIRHKYRPHPSLSDGEEDIEEIERRIQQRYQSYDEEFDEADINDVEQQSRLPSVKDSKLWTVKCVIGREREAAFFLMQKCAIDQPGMHIRSVIALDYLQNYIYVEADKEAHVRDACKGLKMLDTRKIVLVPIKEMTDVVSAKGKALDIVKDMWVRMKIGMYKGDIAKVVSVPDMRQRVMLKLIPRVDLQAVADKLDGRKVSKKAIIPSQRLVNSGEARNLNIPVDSRRERSTGISFDVIDGKTFKDGFLYKTVSKKSIEYQNIQPSFDELERFCESGMNTSLENRKKGHFMKGDAVIVVKGDLINLMGWVEKVEDDNLYIKPKRKDLHTAIVVNENYVCKYFKLGDHVKVVSGAHEGATGRFIKVNSNVLILVSDATREDISVFADNVVDSSEVASGATTRIGDYELHDLVMLADMSFGMIIRLESESLHVLKGDPDKPMVAVVKLREIKYKIDDRRNTSKDSFKNDVSVKDVVKILMGPCQGKQGTVEHIRGGILFINDRHHMEHSGFICVQAESCIVMGGSNAKVSLPSRCATSRQTSYIPPSPRRYSTRPPLDSGVRHSGAVAGRGGRDNFVGSIVKIRLGNYKGCSGRVVSRNGQLVRVELESQMKTVTVKREEISVDADVFTSSSEAPQQGIGSQTPMHRAQTPLHPYMTPMRDQGGETPVHSGMRTPMRHQAWNPCAISTY